caggactgatttcctttatgatggactggttggatctccttgcagcccaatggactctcaagaatctgctccaacaccacagttcaaaagcatcaattcttcggcgctcagctttctttatagtccaactctcacatccatacatgactaccggaaaaaccatagctttgactagacggacctttgttggcaaagtaacgtgtctgcttttgaatatgctatctaggttggtcgtagcttttcttccaaggagcaagtgtcttttaatttcatgggtgcagtcaccaagTTTTTTCAAGCCAAAGCTATTCATTTTCCTTACTTGCCCGTCCCTAATTCCAAGATTTACCTTTTAATATAAAAAGGAGTTCTAAGAAATCATATTTCCACACAGACTATCTCACCTGCTTTACATTTTCCCCCCTGTTTTTATGctcttaacattttctttcactCCTTTTGGGTGAACCACACTGATATCAATTCAGAAAAtctcctggggaaaaaaatctagaacTAGACAtgacacaaaaatgaaaacctcTTCAGGCTTTCACAGGAAGGAAGTTAGTTGGGCTCCAGCCCTAGGACACACCACTCTCAAACAGTACTCCAGATTACAAACACATGGCCCCAGATTTCATGACCTTTCTCTGCATCTAGCAAAAACTAGTCTTGTCACAGAAAAGCTTTGCTGTGAGGCAAGAGAAATCAATTAAGCCTGGGGTAAGTAATGTTATGGATACAATTACTaagcttttcaaataaaaaatgggcTGGAGGAATACATTGTCAAGTTAGAAATGGGGAGAGTCAGACATGTGTTTCAGGGTGCTTTTGTTCAATTTCTGATTGTCCCTCCCTGTAAGTGTATTTGATGTCATGATGCACAGACCCCAATCCCAAACCCACACTATTACTTTTTATGCCCAGATTAgattagaaaaaattatttatttatttggctgcatcagatcttagttgcagcatgtgggatctagttctctgaccagggattacacccagaccccctgcattgggaatgtggagtcttagccactggaccaccagggaacttcttCAGGTTAGATTTTGACTTTTCTAGTTTAGAAATCTGCTCAACACTTAAGGACTTAGAATTTCTTTCTGTAGAAAACTGATGATCCATTTAGCTTACTCTGATTGTTAGTCACTGAGTTAGTCACAAGTCTAACTGAAATGTATATCCTGACGCAAttaatgttgaataaataaatgaacatttaaaatgaacTAAAACACAAGAGAATCAGGAAGTTAAAACAAAGtacaattaaaaaacaaccaaaatgccCCCCCTCCCAAAGCAGTATTTCTCTAATTCTATGAACAATGTTTCAACTgtagaggtttgtaacatttgGTCCACACTGTCCTGTGAGAGAGAAACTCTTCAATATTCTATACATCAGCTATTAATACCAGTCTCACTTATTCCCATGCATGGTCAGTCAGGACTGGTCAGATATCCCTTGATTTCTAAAGACTTATGGATCTCCAAGAAAACCACAGCAAGGCTCAGCTGTAATTCAGATGACTTCATATATGTGTCAATCATTTAATGCAACTGACCCTTTAAAAACCATGACTAATTACAGATCCTCAAAGTTGCTTTGATCAGTGAATAATGTTGAACTTGAGATACTATCATTCATAAATTGATTTCCCGAGGAGATGACATAGAAACACAAATCTGTGAGTTATTTAGTTTTGTACTTCTTGCTCGCTtgctctcacactcacacacaatcaCTCCACTAATCTTTTGTCTGTGTTTTTCACTAGATTTGTAAGCCCCTGGGAAATGGAGATAATGTTCCTTGTTGCATCCATGTCACTGGCCCACAACCTGTCACGTgtttgttcaatgaatgaattaatgatgaCACCGATGCTTTAATCATGATTGCTGAGATAGGCTGTTGTTCATCCACTTAATAACGTTCTTATTTCAACATGAACAAGATGTTTTCaaatagtattaatatttgtATGTTACAACGTAATTGagaacaaagtaaaaaagaaccCCATCAAAggtattttcaaaatgaatgcatttaacaaaaaaaaagaacttaaagaaattagcaacccaattaaaaaaaactggacaAGATATAAACAGACAGTTAATAGGGAAGAAAATGCAAACATATGAAAAAGGCTCAACCTCACTCCtgataagagaaatgcaaatttctaCATTAGTGATATTTTTCACCTACCAGGTTGACAGATGTTAACAAATTTCCTAACATTGTGTGGTGAGGGTATGAGGAAGCCTGTAGTGTGTTGGGGATAGAAACTGGTAGACCTTCTATTGGGCAATCTGGCAGTCAAACCAAAAATGTACATGCCTTTTGATCCAGAAACTCTCTTCTCAgaatttcagtgttcttgcaCATATATGAAAGGAAGTCCATATAAGTATGTAGTCGTATGTATAAGGttattcactgtagcactatttttAATAGTGAGAGGCTAGAAACAACTTACATGTTAATATCTGACTAAATGAATTACAGTCTAACCACAAAATGCAATATTCCGTAGTTAGAAACCAAGAATGCAGAAGTTTTCTATGTACTAATAAGGAAAAATCTTAGAAATACattgttaagagaaaaaaataagggaTATAACAGTAGGTATGGTATGCTACCATTTGTGTAAAAGAAGGAGTAAAGCAAATAGATATCTAACACACTCCTGAAAGGAAATACAGGATACTGGTAACACTGGGTGCCCCCACGGGAGAACTGGGAAGCCACCATACAGGGACGGGAGAAGACTTTGTGAGACAGCCTTTTGCATTTTGAATTAAGGGAATAcacttcctttttaaagaaacaaacaaatccaAAGGTTGGATTCTTATCTTCTTGCTTAGAAATAGTGCccagggactttcctagtggcccaatgattaggactccatgcttccactacaggggcaCGCGTTCAATTTCTAGtccaggaactaaaatcccacatcccATGTGGTCTCCCCGGcctccaaaaaaaaggaaaaaaataatgcccaatatcttaaaaaaaagaacttttcaaTGAGGTAAAATTATGATTGAAATATATTACATTATTCTATATAtacaataattataataacagCATCTCAGTTAATCCTCTCAAGCAAACTTGTGAGGTAGAAATTATTAGCATCTCAATTTTAtagattaagaaactgaggcctgggaaGGTAAGCACCTTGTCTACTGTCACAGTTAGTAAACTGTGGAATGGGGATTTCTTTCCCAACACGACAAAATTTGGCATCTGAAAGCAGCGTGACAAGAATaggaaagaatggagaagaactgaagacactgaaaaaaatgagggagaatcgccttcattaaaaaaaacaattaaatatataataagaaCCAACTGTGTTCACTTGCAGAAACTTTCAGCTAACAAAACCAAAAGATGCTACAAATAGCCTTGTCTGATTTGGCCCTCTTAGTATTAGAAAAAAGCTAAAAAGTTCTATTACGAACTTACTGCAATAGATACACTTTTACAGACAGGTGATCTACAAACAGACAAGAGAGAAAACTGGCAAATCCAGAGATAAAATATGATGTGGACTTTGTTCTTACCATTTTCCTTTTCGATGGCAATGATGGCTCACTTATCTGGAACAGAAAGAGTTAAAATGACTTTTTAGAGGTGTGTGAAGCTACTGAGCAAATAGTTTTGTCCCTTTGTATTTACAGCCCAATTTCAATTTTATAGATACTGCTTCTCTACAGATGGATTCCTGACTCTCCTGGCCACGCTTTGATGGACCAGTGGAGAATGAGAGGAGGAGAAATAATTGTGACTCCCTGTCAATCAGGAGCAGAGAGCAGAGCTGGCAATAAGGAGATGGTGGCGACGATTATGGAGTTGCCTTGAACTACCTagagattttatttattcttgattCCCACTGCCTCACACAATTAAAGAGTTTGGAATGgttacattattaattttataattaaaaaagcTACACATCAGTATGTCTTAACATTTAGGAAGTTACAGCAACACAAACAGGCATCATTCAAGTTTAATCAACCATTATGCAAAGTCTTATAAAAACAAGCTTCtgttaggaaaaggaaaagaaataacagaattatATGAGTGACAGCCATCATAACATAGAATTTGAAGTGATATTAAGAACTCCGTTATtattaaattacataaaattataagGATGTGTTTCACCATCTGATTTCACACTGAttagaatttaaaattctgtacTTTGCATACACAgatgtaaaacttaaaaatatgctTACAATACTGAGATAAATTTATAAACTCCAAGAAAAGTGGGTTTCAGATTTCATTACAGATTTAAATGAGCACTTTGCTcttgcaactgaacaactgtgCTTTTTATTAAGTCTTACCATACTAAGGAATCAAGATTGTTCTTAAGGATGGGCCATTTACTTTACTGAATATGTTGTTATTCTTCTTTATAGAAATTCAATAGCTGTGTCTTCTCTTACCTATTGGACAGACAATAGTGCAACCAACGAACTATATATTACCTTACACATCTGGGGTCTACTTGCGACATTACACAGCAGTGACACGCCAGAGTGGGTTATCTGGTCAGAGCACGTCAGATACGGAGTGAGGCCTTTGGAACTTCAgaccattaaaaacaacaacgACGGCTTTGTTTTCAGAACTATAGGTATTTAAGGAGGGAGCTAAtagcagaaagaaagaacaaagatggTGAAATCCCTTACCTCCTGCTGCTCAATGTATTCCCTGTGTCTCCGGGCCGCCTCGTGCCTCCACAACTTTAGGCAAACCAAAGCACCGATGAGATAAACAATCATGGTGACAAAGAGGAAGATCATGGCTGCTATCTGTCCTCCTTCCACCCGGCAGAATCCTGCGTTCACTGGCGTGTTAAATAACGGATAGTAGCAGAGTCCCCCTCGGTTGGTATCATTCACGTAGACTATGGCTGCGGCCATGTACAAAATGAACAAGGAGACATTGATTCCAAATTCAGTGAGCGGCCACCAATTTGAGTCCAAGAGGATGGTCCGATAATACATGGACATGCCAAGCACCAGGATGATGATGGTGGTCACCCAGGCCAAGCCAGCAACCACAAGGACAAAAGCAGTTTTGGGGCCACTGTAGTAATAGCCCCCATAGGTGCTGCCCAGGCCACCCACGCCTCCGATGCCGTAGGGCTGTGAATACCCAAACATGTTATACCACTCGCTGTCCTTGTGAATGTACGCTGTGACACAAGCGAAAACGCCGGCCCCCAGCAGCAGCTCGGCCACCCCCAGGATCCGCAGCAGGCCTGCCCACGACTTCATGTAGGAGTACCTAAGGTGGTACTCCTCCACCTTCTCGCTGTAGGTTCGGGCTGTGTGCGTGTGTCGGCCTAGGGATCCATAGGGATCGTGAGGAAACACGGCCTCAGTCTCTTTCTGGGAATGCCAGCTGCCTTCGGACTCGCCGTGAGGATCTTTGCAGGAGTTTGGGGGTGAACGACGGTTTGATCTTGTGGGCGAGGCTGGAGGTGAACACTCCACTCCATCGGAGATGTATCTGATGTCTGACACTGGCTTATCCCACCCCGGgtcctttttcttccctctgaagAAGTTCTTCCAGGACTCAGGGACAAAGCGTCTTACAGGCTTGAGATCCGGCGCTATGGCTGGTTCCTCTGTGTCACTTGAGTAGAATTCTGGGCCGAAGGGTGGCTGTAATGGGAGAGGGGGTGGTGGCAATGGATCAGCGCTCACAGCCAGCTCACTGTCTCGAAGAGTCTGGAAGGTTCTTACGGTGCCATCTGGATAGTCCGAGTCCCTTGGGACCTCATCATAGTGTCTGTCCCGATTCCTGGATCTTCTGTCACTGGATGACATTTGTGATGTTCACACCTGGGGTCAGGATTCAAGTTATCTCTTATGCTTAGTTATGTATCCCTTCAATGATGCTGGTTTTAGTCACTTAGTAGCAAATGATCATATTCAGGAAACCAATATGATCATATCTAATCATCATGATATAGAGAATGacaaagcaaataaatacattttaaacatgtGTAACAATTACATTAGCCAGGGATACAGAACCATTCTATGAGATTTAAGGGCAATTAAAATCTTAAACCTTAGGGATTACAGCATTTATAAGTCAAATTTACCTACAAGCCCTATAAACAACAAAATGTAAAAAACCAAAAATGAGACTAAATTTTAATGCAGGGTGCTAACACATTCCAAGCAGAGTCCTTTCCTCAAATatctaaataaacatatttaagagTTTGAGCATACCAAAATTTGATGGGTCAGCAAATACTCACTTTCATTAACTCAAGTCTGTTTTGGAACAGCCCACGAGAATCAGTCTGGTAAACACATGGAGTGGAGAGCCCCTTTCCTTCCTAACTTGGGAAGTCATGTTTTGGGAGTCACTTCTTCCACTCTAATGGGATAACGCTTGATACTAGAAAattgacttctcagagccacagCAATGCCCATGGACATCACTCTTTCCAGAGCAATTATTTAAAGGTGATTTGCTGAGCCATGGAAAGACTCATAAAGTATCTCAgaagacttgcctggtggtccagtgattaagaatttgcatgccagtgcaggggacatgcgttcaatccctggtctgtgaagatTCCATCTGCCTCCGGGCTACGAAGCCTGTGGACCACAACTACTGCGCCCAAAGCTTTAACCCTGTGAGCCGCAACCCTGTGAGCTGCTTGGCGCAACTGAGCCCAagcgcctagagcccgtgctctgcaataagTCACACACCgttaactagagagtagcccctgttcactgcaaccagagaaagcctgtgcatagcaacaaagacccaatgtagccataaataaataaaaaatctttttagaaggtggtgtctctttgcgaccccatggactatacagtccatggaattctccaggccagaatattggagtaggtagcctttcccttctccagggcatcttcccaacccagggatcaaacccaggtctcctgccattgcaggtggattatttaccagctgagccacaaaggaagcccaaaaaGCTGTCTTgctaagctaagttgcttcagtcgtgtccgactctgtgcgaccccacggacggcagcccaccaggctcccccgtccctgggattctccaggcaagaacactggagtgggttgccatgtccttctccaatgcaggaaagtgaaaagtgaaagtgaagtcacccagtcgtgttaGAGAGTATTTAATCcatctgaaaaatagaaaatatctatAACTTTTTATCAAACTTGATGATTTCCTTCAAGAAATCAATGACCTGAACACATATGCAAAAAGGAAACTATTTGCTATTATAACTACTATGTTTAAGGTACAATGCTTTTCTCCCTCAAACTGCTCATGAGTATTTATTAAAGGCTCACTGGGCACATGGTATTATACTTGGCACTGTAAAGTTCTCAGAATTAAAGCTGGTAATCCCACCTTTACGATGTTGAACAATTTAGAAATTCCtaaggttttgtttttactttgtcaAACAGAGATCTATCACTCAAACAATTATTTACCAAGTACCTCTCACGCACAAGGTTTCCTGAAGATGTATCGGTGAAAAAAGTTGATGGAAATCCTTGCCTTCATGCAGCTTAAATTCTGGGGGTGGGCAGCAGGGATGACAGATGATAGATAAGGCAAGTGAAATAGATGCCAACGAACAAAGTTAGGAAAGAGGGTAAGAAGTGCAGTGTGGATAGGATGCTATAATTTTACATAGAGTGGCCAGGGAATTCTTCAGAGAGAACAAGACATCTGAATATAGAAACGAAGGAGATGAGAGAAGATGCCAGGCAGGTATCAGGGGAAGTGTTTTGGGCAGCTGGAACAGCTAGCATAAAAGCCTTAAAGTGGGAGTGCCTAGCATTGTTGAGGCATGGAGGCAGCAACAGCAATGAGGGTGCGTAGCAGAATTGAGGCTGTCTGAATCCTTAGGACTTAAAAATCATTAGAAAGGATTCAGGCTTCTATTGGGAGTGACATGAGAAGCCACTGGAAAATTTTCAGTAGAGGTCTGACATGATGTTATTACCTTTTTAAACAGGATCACTCTGGATGCTGTGTTAATAGTGCATTCCAggagaaaagagtgaaaagaggGAGACCGGCTAGGAGGTCActgaaatacagttgacccttggcCAACACAGGAGGAGTTGGTAAGGTGTAGTTGGgattccaaacccagggattcaaccaactgcaaaCCACTCAgtactgtatatatatttattggaaaaaaaaaagtatctcaaTGGACCCTCACAGTTCAAagctgtgttgttcaagggtcaactgtactccAATGGGCCATGGTGGTGGCAACAAAGATGGCAAGAAGAGGTCAAACTCTCTGTACagggaattaaaatttttaataaagaaacttCCAAACACAATAAAAAGTGGAAAGAATAGTATTACGAGCCCTTATGTGCCCATTAGCAACCTTCAATAATTATCAACTTATCAATACTGTTTCATCTATACCTTCCCCCTTATTCATGAATAGAttaaagcaaatcccagacatcAGATCATTTTATCTACAACATTTCTACACTGCCCAGCTTAGTCCTTTGAGGAGCAGCCTAAAGAGAGTCTAAGATACCTGTTAAAAGTTCAGGCAAAGCTAACAAGTAGGTAGGCTGCCCACTGAAGGGTATATACTACCACAGACTAAATACAATCACCTGGGTATTGAGTGGAGCTGGAGAGGTCTAAATTCTGGGGTTTTCTAAAGGGGCACTccaattttaaagaattaactgTGAGTCCCAACATGGTGCCCAATGAAAAGTAGGAGAAAAAATTTAgtacagaaaataatttatataaatgataGCAATTAGCAGTATTTTTTGGTCCTTTATCTCTTTATCTGTTGTCTAAAAGTACTTAAATTCTAAGAATGCGTAGTACTAGTATAATTCTTGAAATacattttcctaaaaaaaataGAGGCAAAAGCATAACAAATAACTTTAACAAGTTTTACATATCCTTCAATATCTTTGATATACAGGCATTTAAGGGATACCAGTTTGgcgaatggagaaggcaatggcaacccactccagtactcttgcctggcaaatcccatggacggagaaacctggtaggctgcagtccatggcgtagcTAGGAGTCGAACAccactcagcgacttcactttgtgatcactttcatgcattggagaaggaaatggcaacccactccagtgttcttgcctggagaatcccagggacgggggagcctggtgggttgccgtctctggggtcgcacagagtcagacacgactgaagcgactcagcagcagcagcagcagtttggcaaaaggaaatggcaatccactccagtattactgcctggaaaatcccgtggacagaggagcctggtaggctatagtccattgggtcgcaaagagtcggacacgactgaccgacttcactcactcataatGGATCTAATTTATGCTCACTTctaatggcatcaccgactcaatggacatgagtttcagcaaactaagagatagtgaagaacaggcaGGGCTacatacatggggttgcaaagagtgcgacgcgacttagagactgaacaacagaaagacTTCTGAAAAGTAGCTTATTTGAATTAGATCACCTTGGTGGTGGTTTggttaagtcgctaagtcgtgtccgactcttgtggccccatggactgtagcccgccagtctcctctgttcctgagattctccaggcaagaatactggagtgggttgccatttccttctccagggggaatctttccgacccaggaatcgaacccgggtctccagcattgcaggcatattctttactgactgagctacaagggaagcctaagatcaccttaaaaagtcaaaattcCAAATTTGGAGAAATGTGAAATAGCAAATTATGTGATTTTAGAAGGGTTCAGTCAgttgtatttttacatttctatatCTGGATACCCCTAGCATCTTTCAGGGTCTCATAGAGCGTCCAGTTAGAATCAGCACGCTGAGGCAGGgcgaatttttgttttgttcaagcCCCGGGGCCCTGACTTCTTTCGGTCTGCACACACCATAGCGGTGATTAGAAGAAACGGTCTCCCCAGGAAAGTTACAGGAATCCAGTTGGTCACCTTTACACCACAGAATCACCACTTAGCTGGCTTTTAAAGTTACGCTGGGCCCCAGACACAGGCAGATTTCACACACTACTGGTTTCCAGTGGAAAGGGAACTGCGCTTTGAACCGGGAAAAGTTGCAAGCATCCTTGTCGGGGTCTCTGCCCAGGCCGCGGCTCATCGCTCCGCACCCCGCCCCACCTATTCGTTCGGTCTTTAGCTCTGCACCCCCAGGTACGCGTCTCCGAGTCGGAGTGAAAAAGCATTTTCAGTCTTTCAAGATTCCGGCCCAAAGCGGCCGGAACTAAGTTGGGCCGGACCAGCCCAGGTCGGAATAGCCCTGCGCCCGGAAGCACCGCGGCTTCCCGGCCGGGGGTGGGGCGCGTCTCGCCCGGCACCTGTGTCCGCCGCGTGAAACCTGGCTGGCCGAGGGGCCCTCCTGCTTCCCAGGCCCCAGCTCTCCCCGGGGCCCGCACCCCTTACCGCGCCGGCGGCCGGCCTCGGCCGAAGGTAGTGGCGGGCGGCGCAGCAAGCGCGCGGCCAGGAAGCTCCGAGGGGCCTACCCCCCTCCCCACCGCGCACCTGCCTGGGGTCCGCCGGCCCCTCCCCGCCCGCGTCCCGGTCACGTGGGCCCCACCCCTTGGGCCCAGCTCACCTGAGCGGCCACCTGCCAAAGCGCCCTCGCCGCCCGCGGCTCCGAAACCCAGATCGGGCTcctggggcggggccgggccgagCTTCGCCCCGCCCGGCTTTGTCAGGCCCAGACTCCCGCCTGGGGCTTGGGCGGGTCGgtgtcccccacccccgccaaccaCACCTTACAGCAATAGCTTCGGATCAGGCTCCGCTGGGAGAGCTCTGGAAaggtctttaaaagaaaagaaagtgaagtcgctcagtcgtgtccgactgtttgtgaccccatggactgtagcctaccaggctcctcggtctatgagattttccaggcaagaatactgggtgggttgccattggatTAAACCCTCCGGAGTGTTCTTCGCaagcttgccattcccttccttcCCTACTTTTGAAAAACTTTGGCACTGGATGAAGGAGACTCGTGTCCTATGTCCAATGATACATGGCAGACAGTGCATGTTAGGAAACATTGAAatacagaagaaacagaaagaaattcaatattttaattttatataaattacgTAAACAGTTTCCAGAAAGTTATCtaaaatattccactgtacaaCATATAAAAATGGCATCTGAGAAGCTAGAGACCAGAGAGAAATTGTGAATAAGGCACAAAGTTTATTTACACTCATAATTGCATTTATAATTCTTATTTACAGCCCATAGAGTTTCTGTGTTCTGAATTACTCCTTCACATTTTCTGGTATTTGGCATAACGTTCAAATGCACTTGATACACACTGACCTCCTCTCCCAACACCACTCACAAGACTAAATAAATACTAGAGGAAAAAACTGAGATTATGTCAAGGTTTGAGCTTCTATTTACTTCAACATAACAGAGGTCAGTTCTCTGTGCTGAAATACTAGGAGAAGAATTAACAAACTAATTCACCTGAAGTCTATTATCACCGTTCAAGTACCACTGAATAACATGAGTGTGAATCTGTCAGTTAACAGTCTCATGGGCAGGCTGCTTTCTATGTCCCATCGCTCTCATAGTCTTCTATTATCATGTCTTCTTCTTCCACATCTCCCTGGGCTGAAAAGGGCTGAGGCTGGCTGGCCGGCAGTTCATTCCCACTATTCTGACTCAGAGGAAGAGACCAGGTTTCAGGTTCAGCGCTTTGAATGGGTTCACCCAGTGCTTCCTCTGCAGACTGCCCTCCAGTGAGCTGGGCTTCATCTCCGCTGTCCGCCTCTATCATTCCATTCTCCCTGTCAGTCAGGGCTTCCATTTTCAACCTGCCAGATTCATAACACAGGCACTAATAATAATCAAAGGAGAGGATTCTTTTAAATTACATCAAGAGTTTGAAGATTATAAAGCCATCTCCCGTGGTCTCTCATTTACCTTCCTTGTGCTTTTTAACCAGGCACTCcagtttatttaataatataaacaaaactaaaaggtaAACGACAAACTGAATAAATCATTACAACTTATATAACACAAGTTAATTAATATCTTTAGTAAACAgttcttatgaaaataaaaaattaagtgaaataaaaaacatataaaacatgaACAGAGAGCTTACGGAGAAGAATGGTTACTAAATAAATTGCTTAACCtaatctgtaattttaaaatggaaattaaaataacattgtcATCTTTCAAACTGGAAAAGATCTTTAAGATAATAAAACCCAATGGTGGAAAGCATTAGGAGAAAAGAACATGCTTAAACATTGTAAGTGGGCATTAAGATTGGCAAAACATTCTTGGAAGCAATCTGGCAATATAGAGCAAAGGTGTATATACATTGATTCAGCAATTTTATTTCACAGAATTCATCCTACATAAATAGTATTTGATATACATGATGATTTAGCTTCAAGGAAGGTTGTAATAACAAAAGCTGGAAACAAGCTAAATTAATACAGAACAAGGTGTAGGTTCAATTAAAGGAAACTATGCAGCTATTAAATAGAAACATTAAATATCAAGTTTAAGTATCAGAATATTCAACATTATCAATATAAATCAAAGATAATGTTAAATATGGTAAGTGAAAGACAACAGTACCAGTCATTGTGATAAGGAGCACCGACAAATCCTGCCTCCCAATTCAGATCAAGTACTTGAACCAATAATAAAATAGTGACTCTCGTTCTTTTAATTACATCTTAGGAGGAAAAAGACAACAGAAGACAACTGTCTTCCCTTGATTTTTATGTCATAATCTTGGAGGGAAAGGAGCCAGTGAGAATAGCTGGTCCTTCTTTGATTAAGACAGAagtgaggaaaaaaggaaagtttgTAAAAGGTC
The sequence above is a segment of the Bos indicus isolate NIAB-ARS_2022 breed Sahiwal x Tharparkar chromosome 20, NIAB-ARS_B.indTharparkar_mat_pri_1.0, whole genome shotgun sequence genome. Coding sequences within it:
- the MARVELD2 gene encoding MARVEL domain-containing protein 2; translated protein: MSSSDRRSRNRDRHYDEVPRDSDYPDGTVRTFQTLRDSELAVSADPLPPPPLPLQPPFGPEFYSSDTEEPAIAPDLKPVRRFVPESWKNFFRGKKKDPGWDKPVSDIRYISDGVECSPPASPTRSNRRSPPNSCKDPHGESEGSWHSQKETEAVFPHDPYGSLGRHTHTARTYSEKVEEYHLRYSYMKSWAGLLRILGVAELLLGAGVFACVTAYIHKDSEWYNMFGYSQPYGIGGVGGLGSTYGGYYYSGPKTAFVLVVAGLAWVTTIIILVLGMSMYYRTILLDSNWWPLTEFGINVSLFILYMAAAIVYVNDTNRGGLCYYPLFNTPVNAGFCRVEGGQIAAMIFLFVTMIVYLIGALVCLKLWRHEAARRHREYIEQQEISEPSLPSKRKMCDMATSCERQRDQEVNFKELRATKMKPELLSGPIPPGHIPKPIVMPDYVAKYPMIQTSDERERYKAVFQDQFAEYKELSAEVQAVLRKFDELDAVMSRLPHRSENQQEHERISRIHQELKKKKNDPTFLEKKERCDYLKNKLSHIKQKIQEYDKVMNWDVQDYS